Genomic DNA from Macadamia integrifolia cultivar HAES 741 chromosome 6, SCU_Mint_v3, whole genome shotgun sequence:
GCAAAGATTAATGTCAAGTTAAATTATGGAGATCAATTTTGAAATAAACAAGTACAAAGTATGTGGCGTATAACTTTAGTTACACAAAGATGGATAAtcaggtggtgaaaattgatgagagaaaGATTATGcaaaagtgattattttaggtatctgaTCGAGATCAATGATAAATAAAGAAGGCGATGTAGAGGATGAGGTTtcataaagaattaaaataaaatggatgaagtggagaagtatATTTGGAATGTTGTGTAATCGACATATTCCTTTATAACTTGAgagaaaaatttataaaaaattcatACGGTAGACTAGGGTATATgatgcagaatgttgggcagttaagaaatATCATACAGATATATTAAGTGTAGCTATGATGAGGATATTGAGATAGATGTGTGTCAAAATTATGAAGGATAAATGAAAGACATGGGTGTATGGAAAAATtgattagtgttttttttttttttggggggggggggttttggggggtggggtagAAATTGATTAGAGTGTTTGGTGACTGCTAGATTTGGCTGAGGGGATTGTGGAGTTCATTGAGTATTATGGGTCAGCGCACCAGTCTAAGGAATAAGGCCCATAATTCAAGATGGGCTGGAGTAACTAAGTCCAAAGCAGCGGTATACTTTTAGGGTTGCTTTGTATTGTATGGGATTTTCTATATCATCTTACCtgtaagaagaaaaattaatcaTTTAAATGGCCTGTATAGGAACTCTTGCTTTTAAGGAGCGCACATGGAGGAGTGCACTAGTGTAACTATACTTCTGATACCTATATAGTAACCCTTGAGACTAGCCATGTGTCAAATCTAGGTTCTATCCCAATCATATGACATATATTTGAGTTAAGTCCACCTAGGAACTTTGCCTAAAAGGACAATGAGAGAATATTGATGATATATGAAaccccacacaccccccccccccaaaaaaaaaaaaccccccacccacccaccctaTTTAATGGATAGTGGATGAGAATGGGGTGCCTCGCATAAATCCCCTCCCCAAAAGAAAATCTAATTTGAGCATGTGAAGTTTGGGTGGTCTGAGGCAAGTTAGAATAGGCCAAAGccgatccccccccccccccccccacaagcCTTAATGTCACATACTTGGGGTGGGCTTGGCCCAATCTAGCCTATGTTTGACATTAAGAAACTAATTAGTTTTACAATTAATCTTTTTAATAGATACAGAAATTTGTGGTATTTGGTATTATGCTACCTGTCGTGTGGTCCCTACGCTCAGACACAAGGGACAAAATAACTATTTCATCCCcaacaaattcaaaattcccacCCCTTATTGATGCCACCGTGTACCCTCTCATTGGTTCCTGCATTGATATAAGGGTCTCACGATCTGGtaacattcttcttctttatctcttAATACTGTGCTTGGTAGCCTAGATGTTGGATATCTCATGTACAATTTACCCATCAAAATAAtaatgatgacgacgacgatagATTTAGCCCCCGATTTAGGCCCATGAAGAAATCTCACAATTGTGTGGTGGCACCACAACATCAAAGCAGAGTTTCTCTTCCCACGAGCTGCAAAAGAATATCCCCTACTCTGTTGAAATGGAAAGAGGGATTACAAGGCTATTTGGAGATTATGTTTTTGCCTAACAATTCCTAAAATGTTCAAGGGTATTTCGTTTCCTTCTcatcttattcttttttcttctcttctcttctttcctttatttactttttcttttttcttttttttctttttttttcttttttgcggGGGCGGGGNNNNNNNNNNNNNNNNNNNNNNNNNNNNNNNNNNNNNNNNNNNNNNNNNNNNNNNNNNNNNNNNNNNNNNNNNNNNNNNNNNNNNNNNNNNNNNNNNNNNNNNNNNNNNNNNNNNNNNNNNNNNNNNNNNNNNNNNNNNNNNNNNNNNNNNNNNNNNNNNNNNNNNNNNNNNNNNNNNNNNNNNNNNNNNNNNNNNNNNNNNNNNNNNNNNNNNNNNNNNNNNNNNNNNNNNNNNNNNNNNNNNNNNNNNNNNNNNNNNNNNNNNNNNNNNNNNNNNNNNNNNNNNNNNNNNNNNNNNNNNNNNNNNNNNNNNNNNNNNNNNNNNNNNNNNNNNNNNNNNNNNNNNNNNNNNNNNNNNNNNNNNNNNNNNNNNNNNNNNNNNNNNNNNNNNNNNNNNNNNNNNNNNNNNNNNNNNNNNNNNNNNNNNNNNNNNNNNNNNNNNNNNNNNNNNNNNNNNNNNNNNNNNNNNNNNNNNNNNNNNNNNNNNNNNNNNNNNNNNNNNNNNNNNNNNNNNNNNNNNNNNNNNCCCATAGTAAATGAATGATACGGGACTTTACAAGCTTGGAAGAACTAAGTACAGCAAAACATTACCGAGTCTCAAGGATGTGGTATATTAGGTACATAGGGCTCAAATAGCTTTACGcaaggatcaggatcatacTGCATAATATTGGCCACTCTTTCAAACAACTTGAAGGATTCTTATGCTGTGCTTATCAACAACTCGACCAAGATCACGAGATGTTTCAAAGGGATCCTCTATACGTATCAAATGACGGTCATTTCCAATTCGCCTTGTCCAGTCCTTGGCTTGCTTACTGCATGTACAAATAAGTTACCATCAGCTACTGCTAGAACTGGTTGAAAAGTAATCCATATAGTGAACAGCTCACAACTTCAACATCATTCGTTTTCCTCCAtcctcaatatttttttttggggtggggtggggttttGGGGGAACTAGTCATGCTGTATACTGTCTCAAGTAAGTAGTATGTATAATCGCACAAAAGAAGTGAAGAAAATCTACTATAATTTAATGACACAGTTCTAGGCAGAAcagttaaagaaacaaataatgTGACAATCAAACATGAAATAATTGATTTAGAAGGTATATTTTGGTCTTCACCACTTGCAAGTTTTGGAGTGAAGGCAGTCTTACGGGGGCATGCTACACTTTGCAAGGTGCGGGACACTTTGGAAGGAATAAGATCATTGTCCAGTTCAAAGGAAGTGTTGAGGGAAGAAAATCTGTAGGAAGGTTGGTTCGTTCTTGATTTGCTGGGCTGTAAGGGAGTCCTGGGAGAAATTTGGAGCAGGATTTAAAATGTGAAACATAACAAGGAAATCCTAGACCTTTGGGAGGAGATCAAAACAGCTTGTGGGGATGTAGGGTAGTGCAAACTAATACCGTACAGCTTCACTATCAGCTTTTTTCACaacaataatatatttttcttccatCAAATAAAGAACATCCAGGCACTTTCAATAAGGGCAGCGAAGACTATTAAATGTGCCCAAGGTAGTTAAAAGAGGTAGCAGTCATCTTGTCACAAACCAAAGGGCCAAGAAGACTGCTTTAAATTAGAAGCCATGATGACATAATGCATACCATGACAAACTGCATCTCCAGACAAAGTAGATGTGTGCATAATAGCAGCattctaaataaaaataagtaacCCACCTGACGATACTTCCTGTGCGTACAGATATAACAGCATTTGCATGGTCATGACGAAATGACCAATAATCAAAAAACCCCCATATCAGTTGGGCAATACTTTCTTTATTCTGTGCTCCAAAACCAAAGAGACCATCTACTTTATCTAAGTAAGCACATTCAATATCATCTACTGTCACCGTAAACGTTGCCTCCATTCCCTGGCATAAATTAGCAGTTGGGTGAGACAATTTACCAACCATTCACAGGAACAATTATCTTTTTTCACAGTGATGATCTTCAGCCAGTACTAGCATATTCAAGGTGAGATAACAATCCTAAAACTTATTGCCATGGACAAAGATCAAAATGCTCAAAAATTAAATGCGTATAGCAATAGAAATATATGATAATGCAACCAATAACTCCACCAGAAAATCAGGAGAATAATGGTAGTATACATATAAGAAAGTTTCAATTTGCTGGCATGGTCAAGAGCGCTACTCACAGAAgaccaaataataaaataaaataaaaaacaatctGTGGcatcttttcctctttttatttttggcaaGAAATCTTAGTGGAGTTGTTTCCATATTTagtacctttttcttttcttatttatatgcttgtaatcCAATAATTTAGACAGATAGAATATTGAAATTGAGGCCGCCCGTTGACTgtcattctcttctttttcccccttgCTTCTGGTATCGCCTTCTTTCCCCTTCCTTGCGAATCTGGAACATCTACTATAGGTACTCCTTGCACATCCCTTCCCCTGTGTGCGACTATAACCTTCTTCCCCTTTGGTTCTCTTGCCTCTCCTTCCCATTGAGTTCCTTTCCTGTTCTCCTCCTTCctgttctctcttatttttcctCCTCGTTGGTTTATCTTGTATCTTCTTTATTCTGTTCTGGGGGCAACAGCAGTCTACAAAGACTCTGTCGATCTCCcatatcctttttttctttttcttcctaagtAGGCCTTTAAAATTCTGGTTATGCACCAAATTGCCAATCCCCTTGTTAATATGTCAAAATTCCCATTATCTTTCAACTTTTGGCTATTGGGCATGTAGGTGGGCCCATAGCGATCACAGAGCAGGCTTTTCAAACCCTGGATTGCATCATTTGACATCAAAGCCAAATCTGACCATGGATACCTACATTTTCCAGACCAATGTTCATTTACCCAACAGAAAAAACTGCTAGCATACTTGTAGATGACAGGCAGAGTGACAAATTGATTTTGCATCCTATGGCAGAAATGTTATCAGAGACCAACATGATCCATCATCTTAGTTGCAGCTGATGAATTCATTGAATTCTCAATTTGCCAACATTGTGATGAGTTAGATTCTTTTAAGCACATTATTAAAGAGGGTCAAGAGTGGTTGGAAGCACAAAGAGGCGTCATTGATCATGACAAAAATTTGTGCACCTTACAGCCTTCTCACATGCGCCAGATATTTGTTCTTCAAGGATTGATTGACAAAGTACCCTCAAAACTAAATAAGTTAGCACCAACAATGCAGCCACAGGAAGAGCCAAAAGAATTGACACATGAGGAACACCGCTCTGATGTTGGACAGTAAGTAATGGCAAAGGGAACAAGATGATCATTTCAAGTGAAGCAACGACGGTTGTCTACATATTGAATTTGTTAATCCCCACGCATTTCAACAAAAAGAATCAACATCAAAGCTTCATATTTTGGATATTATTAGTTACAGACAAGGAGCCACAAGCATCAGTTGAAGTAATGTAGGAGCTAGTTCAACTAAGAACCAACCCTACAGTAGGATCGATGCACTATCTATCAATGGAGATCTTCAACAAAACACAGTAGGAAACTGAATGGATTGTCTCTCAGTTGCAAATTAACTCACTGAACAATAAAACAGAtactgaaaagaaaagaaaaatagaagatgatagaAGAATGGAGATTTGGATCAAGTCTCATTCTCTCCCCGGCCTCTCACCTACTCATAGcttagggcatctcacccttgGGCCTCTTACCCCTCAGCTGCATCTCACAACCTTACATGTTTCAAACGAAACTCCTTTTTTCTCAAATCGTTGGCTGCCAATAACACAGCTActcctttatttatattatCGAAATCAGTTACAGCTCTCTAGGCATTTTCCTTACTAAAAAGAGCAAAACCAATACCAATCTaattagttaacaaaaaaaaaaaaaagaatactagAAAAGGAAACTATGAATCACATAAAACAACCTATAAAATAGAACTATATGGCAAATGAACCCACCCACCCCCATGCAAGTAATAAAAACTCCCTAAATAATAGCCTATGTAAGCTGTCAAATTGGTCTTCGCATAAACTTTACCAGCTGGccatggggcccacaagatctccTAGAAGTCTTCTACCGTAAGGAAGAAGCTGCTCCAGCAAATACTCCATGCGAGTATGCGACACCCTGGCTGGGCCCTACAAGAATCTGACAAAATCACCAATTTGCTCCCCACACAAGGCTGCAATTAAATCCTGGATAAACTCCTCCATGCGATGCGAGCTGACTTGGAATCCTCAACTAAACCCATAAGATGGCCAAACATGAACCATATTTGGAACCCAATCCCTGCACTGCAACATGAAAtgttcttatttattttctacaaAACTCGAgtcgagtttttctcaacaatAAGAGAATTGATGTAGTACCACCGCCTTGAATCGTTACAAACCAGTTTGGAGGCCCATATCAAGATGAACCAGGTCCAACTATGGTTGGTTGGTTCAATAGGATACTTAGGgagctttattttatttgaaaaaaatataacctTTTATTTTAGGTAGGATATATAGTAAGAGTTTAGCAAGTTCTGGAGTTGTTTTCGGTTAATCTTAGATGAGAGTCTTTTTCTGCTCTTATTTATATACTTGTGATGCAGGTGCACTGCCTtggaccgatccaaacccatTTCAGTATCCAGACGGAGATGAACCAGGTCCAATTTGGTCCTCTGTCAACTAGgatgttctattttatttaggaaaatactatgtaagattttattttaagtaGAATACATAGGAAAAGTAACTTGGTAGTTTTGgtagtttcctagtttgatatgtttctatttcagttttagattacGTATAGAATTTTAGAATAATTATAAACAAGAAAAGAGAATCGATATAATGTGTTGACTTTTCAAGGTGACAGTGGCCAGGcctttatttatagagattaAGGAAGTGACAAATATGGCATGTTAGCTAAAGCTGGCTCAAGGCCTTATCTAGCATGTGCTACATGTGGAACATGTGTTACAATGAACCTGGACACATTACAGGAATAAAGGAATAAACTCttaactccccccccccacacaccccCAAGTTGGTGCATATGTATcatacatgcccaacttggagaAAATAGGATGAAAAGACTTAACAAGACAACCCATTGGTGAAAACATTTACCATCTGGTTTTCTGTAGTAACAAATGGTGTGCATATCAGACCAACTTCAATTTTTTCATTGATGAAGTGTCAATCAATTTCAACATGTTCGGTCCTGTCATGTTGGATTGGATTATGAACTATATTGATCGCAGCTTTGTTGCCACAATAAAGCTTCAAAGGTCCTTCCAAGGCCAGTTTTAGATTACTGAGAAGCCTTTTCAGCCACATAAGTTCGCTTCGGCTTCAACACTGATTTGGAAACAACTGGTTGTTTTTCACTTCAACAAACAAGGTTTCTTCCAAGGAATGTATAGTAGCCAGAAGTGGATCGGCGATCAACAATggagccagcccaatcagcatcaataAAGGATTCTAACTTTAGGCTTCCCTTATTTAAGAACAAGATACCTTCACCTGGTGTTGAGTTCAAGTACCGTACAATTCTATATACTGCCTCAAGGAGAGCAGTCTTCGGGTCATGTAGGAAACGGCTGACAATACCCACAGCATAGGTAATGTCAAGCCTGGTGTGGGAGAGATAAACAAGCCTTCCTACAAGGTGCTGATATCAATCCTTGTCCACAAAGTCACCACCCGTGCTGCTGAGTTGGTGATTAACTTCTATGGGAGAATCTGCAGGTTTACAACCAAGCATCCTTGTTTCTTCAAGGAGGCCAAGGACATATTTCCTTTACGAAATGAAGATTTCTTTGTTAGATCAAGCCACTTCAATTCCCAATAAATATTTGAGATGGCCCAAGTCTTTAATCTCAAACTCAACTGCCAGGAAAAATCTTTAGGAGAGAGATTTATGCCTCGTCATCACCAATGATCActatatcatctacatacacaataAGAACAGTGGTCTTGCTGATTCGGTGTTTGACAAATAAGGTATGGTCCGCATTGCTCTGTTTGAAACCAAACTTCTTCATAGCCTTTTGAAACCTACCAAACCAGGCATGAGGTGATTATTTCAAACCATAGAGGGATTCACGGAGTTTCCATACTTTGCCAATTGTAGTGGATGAATCGAAACCCGGATGAATATccatgtaaacctcctcttcaaGATCACCATTCAGAAATGCATTCTTTACAACCAATTGTTGAAGACTTCATCCAAGGTTTGCAGCACAAGATAACAAGGCTCGAACGGAGATCATTTTTGCAACTAGGGCAAAAGTTTCCTAATAATCAATGCCATAGTTTTGAGT
This window encodes:
- the LOC122081445 gene encoding UTP:RNA uridylyltransferase 1-like isoform X2 encodes the protein MEATFTVTVDDIECAYLDKVDGLFGFGAQNKESIAQLIWGFFDYWSFRHDHANAVISVRTGSIVSKQAKDWTRRIGNDRHLIRIEDPFETSRDLGRVVDKHSIRILQVV
- the LOC122081445 gene encoding UTP:RNA uridylyltransferase 1-like isoform X1, whose product is MVGKLSHPTANLCQGMEATFTVTVDDIECAYLDKVDGLFGFGAQNKESIAQLIWGFFDYWSFRHDHANAVISVRTGSIVSKQAKDWTRRIGNDRHLIRIEDPFETSRDLGRVVDKHSIRILQVV